A genomic segment from Lutibacter sp. A80 encodes:
- a CDS encoding aminotransferase class V-fold PLP-dependent enzyme, with amino-acid sequence MIDIDKIRADFPILKETVNGKPLVYLDNAATSQTPQVVINSIVDYYTTINSNIHRGVHTLSQKATDAYEQARLKLQQHFNAKKNYEIILTAGTTHSINIVATGFTSLLNKGDEIIVSALEHHSNIVPWQMLCERTGAILKVIPMNLDGDLVLTEYDKLLSNKTKLVFVNHVSNALGTINPIEEIIEKAHNVNAAVLIDGAQSCPHIKPDVQALDVDFYVASAHKLCGPTGVGILYGKEEWLNKLPPYQGGGEMIKQVTFEKTTYADLPHKFEAGTPNIAGGIAFGTAIDYMNEIGFKNIAAYEDELLNYATKKLLEIEGLKIYGTSKHKTSVISFNIGTIHPYDIGSIIDKLGIAVRTGHHCAQPIMDFYKIPGTVRASFSFYNTFKEVDMLYEALLKAKMMLS; translated from the coding sequence ATGATAGATATTGATAAAATTAGAGCTGATTTTCCTATTCTAAAAGAAACAGTAAATGGAAAACCATTAGTTTATTTAGACAATGCTGCAACAAGTCAAACACCACAAGTTGTAATAAATTCCATTGTAGATTATTACACCACTATAAATTCCAATATTCATAGAGGCGTTCATACCTTAAGTCAAAAAGCTACCGATGCTTACGAACAAGCTCGTTTAAAATTACAACAGCATTTTAATGCTAAAAAAAACTATGAAATTATACTAACCGCAGGTACAACACACAGTATTAATATTGTTGCTACTGGCTTTACCTCATTATTAAATAAAGGTGATGAAATTATAGTTTCTGCCCTAGAACACCATTCAAACATAGTTCCTTGGCAAATGTTATGCGAACGTACTGGAGCCATTTTAAAGGTTATTCCAATGAATTTAGATGGTGATTTAGTACTTACTGAATACGATAAATTACTATCTAACAAAACAAAGCTAGTTTTTGTAAATCACGTTTCAAATGCTCTAGGTACCATAAACCCTATTGAAGAAATTATTGAAAAAGCACATAATGTAAACGCAGCAGTTTTAATTGATGGCGCACAAAGTTGCCCACATATTAAACCCGATGTTCAAGCTTTAGATGTAGATTTTTACGTAGCATCTGCTCATAAATTATGTGGACCAACAGGTGTTGGTATTTTATACGGAAAAGAAGAATGGTTGAACAAATTGCCTCCTTACCAAGGTGGTGGTGAAATGATTAAACAAGTTACTTTTGAAAAAACAACTTATGCCGATTTACCGCATAAATTTGAAGCAGGTACACCAAATATTGCTGGAGGAATTGCCTTTGGAACAGCCATTGATTATATGAATGAAATTGGCTTTAAAAATATTGCCGCTTACGAAGATGAATTATTAAACTATGCTACCAAAAAATTACTTGAAATTGAAGGTTTAAAAATTTATGGAACTTCAAAACATAAAACCTCCGTAATTTCATTTAATATTGGAACAATTCATCCGTACGACATTGGTTCAATTATCGATAAATTAGGAATTGCTGTAAGAACTGGACATCACTGTGCGCAACCAATAATGGATTTTTATAAGATTCCTGGAACTGTACGTGCCTCTTTTTCGTTTTACAATACCTTTAAAGAAGTAGATATGTTATACGAAGCTTTATTAAAAGCTAAAATGATGTTATCATAA
- a CDS encoding viroplasmin family protein: MAKKKFYVVWNGHKKGVFTSWNVCKKQISNFTGAQYKSFASKEAAEAAFKGNYKDYVGKDTKTVKLSAEELKKYGKPILNSIAVDAACAGNPGKMEYRGVTTKDKKQLFIQGPFEQGTNNIGEFLALVHGLGYLKQRNLDIPIYSDSKIAISWVKKGQCRTNLQITSKNKLLFDFVKRAEKWLKEHTYTTKILKWETKAWGEIPADFGRK; this comes from the coding sequence ATGGCAAAAAAAAAGTTTTATGTAGTTTGGAATGGTCATAAAAAAGGCGTTTTTACTTCTTGGAATGTCTGTAAAAAGCAAATTTCGAACTTTACGGGTGCACAATACAAATCTTTTGCTTCAAAAGAAGCTGCTGAAGCTGCTTTTAAAGGAAATTACAAAGATTATGTTGGTAAAGACACAAAAACAGTAAAGCTTTCTGCAGAGGAATTAAAAAAATATGGAAAACCGATATTAAATTCAATTGCTGTAGATGCTGCTTGTGCCGGTAATCCAGGGAAAATGGAATACAGAGGTGTAACTACAAAAGATAAAAAGCAATTATTTATTCAAGGACCTTTTGAGCAAGGAACTAATAATATTGGTGAGTTTTTAGCTTTAGTTCACGGATTGGGCTATTTAAAACAACGAAATTTAGATATTCCAATTTATTCAGATTCTAAAATTGCTATTTCTTGGGTTAAAAAAGGGCAATGTAGAACCAATTTACAAATAACTTCAAAAAATAAATTATTGTTCGATTTTGTAAAACGTGCCGAAAAATGGTTGAAAGAGCATACTTATACTACCAAAATATTAAAGTGGGAAACCAAAGCTTGGGGTGAAATTCCAGCTGATTTTGGAAGAAAGTAG
- the purN gene encoding phosphoribosylglycinamide formyltransferase, with protein MKRIVILASGSGTNAENIIKYFKNNKFISVVQVLSNKKDAKVLERAKRLNVSSINFNKSDFFTSDKILTILKEKADFIVLAGFLWKIPTEIIEAFPNKILNIHPALLPKYGGKGMYGMHVHEAVVKNNETESGITIHYVNENYDEGAIVFQERFEVLKTDTAEDVAKKIHKLEYEFFPKIIEQVVLDL; from the coding sequence ATGAAACGTATTGTTATATTAGCCTCTGGTTCAGGAACTAACGCCGAAAATATTATTAAATACTTTAAAAATAATAAATTTATATCTGTTGTTCAAGTGCTATCAAATAAGAAGGATGCTAAAGTTTTAGAACGTGCTAAAAGATTAAATGTTAGTAGTATAAACTTTAATAAAAGTGATTTTTTTACTTCGGATAAAATTTTAACTATTTTAAAAGAAAAAGCAGATTTTATTGTTTTAGCGGGTTTTTTATGGAAAATTCCAACCGAAATTATTGAAGCATTTCCAAATAAGATACTAAATATACATCCTGCTTTGTTGCCTAAATATGGAGGTAAAGGAATGTATGGAATGCATGTGCACGAAGCTGTGGTTAAAAATAATGAAACTGAATCTGGAATTACAATTCATTATGTAAACGAAAATTATGATGAAGGAGCTATTGTATTTCAAGAGCGATTTGAAGTTTTAAAAACCGATACAGCTGAAGATGTAGCTAAAAAAATACATAAATTAGAGTATGAGTTTTTCCCAAAAATTATAGAACAAGTTGTATTAGATTTATAG
- a CDS encoding acyl carrier protein — translation MSDIASRVKAIIVDKLGVDENEVTIEASFTNDLGADSLDTVELIMEFEKEFDIQIPDDQAENIGTVGQAISYIEDAKK, via the coding sequence ATGTCAGACATTGCATCAAGAGTAAAAGCCATTATCGTAGATAAATTAGGCGTTGACGAAAATGAAGTAACAATAGAAGCTAGCTTTACTAACGATTTAGGAGCAGACTCACTTGATACTGTTGAGTTAATTATGGAATTCGAAAAAGAATTCGATATTCAAATTCCAGACGATCAGGCTGAAAACATCGGTACTGTTGGTCAAGCAATTAGCTATATAGAAGACGCAAAAAAGTAA
- the fabF gene encoding beta-ketoacyl-ACP synthase II: MEIKRVVVTGLGALTPIGNTVEQFWNGLTNGISGAAPITYFDASKFKTRFACELKNFDVKDHLDRKEARKMDRFTQYAMVSTEEAIQDSKLDLENIDKNRVGVIWGAGIGGLETFQNECISFAKGDGTPRFNPFFIPKMIADIAPGQISIKYGFRGPNFATVSACASSSNAIIDALNYIRLGYADVMVSGGSEAAVTIAGMGGFNSLQALSTRNDDPSTASRPFDKDRDGFVLGEGSGTLILEEYEHAIARGAKIYAEVGGGGLSADAYHITAPHPDGLGAYNVMANCLKDSGLKPEDVDAINMHGTATPLGDIAESKAIIEVFGEHAYALNINSTKSMTGHLLGAAGAVEAIASILAINNGIVPPTINHFNDDDQIDSKLNFTFNKPQKRTVNVAMSNTFGFGGHNACVLFKKFE, encoded by the coding sequence ATGGAAATTAAACGAGTTGTAGTAACTGGACTTGGGGCATTAACACCAATTGGAAACACTGTTGAACAATTTTGGAATGGGCTAACTAATGGAATTAGTGGTGCCGCTCCAATCACGTATTTTGATGCGTCCAAGTTCAAAACTCGTTTTGCTTGTGAGCTTAAAAACTTTGATGTTAAAGATCATCTTGACAGAAAAGAAGCTCGAAAAATGGATAGATTTACACAGTATGCCATGGTGTCTACTGAAGAAGCTATTCAAGATTCTAAACTAGATTTAGAAAATATTGATAAAAATAGAGTTGGTGTTATTTGGGGAGCCGGAATTGGTGGATTAGAAACATTCCAAAATGAATGTATCAGTTTTGCTAAAGGTGACGGTACTCCTAGATTTAACCCATTTTTTATTCCTAAAATGATAGCTGATATTGCTCCTGGTCAAATTTCTATAAAATATGGATTTAGAGGACCAAACTTTGCAACAGTTTCAGCTTGCGCATCATCATCTAATGCTATAATTGATGCCTTAAACTATATTCGTTTAGGATATGCAGATGTAATGGTTTCTGGAGGTTCAGAAGCAGCAGTTACAATTGCAGGTATGGGAGGATTTAACTCGTTACAAGCACTTTCTACAAGAAATGATGACCCTTCAACAGCATCAAGACCTTTTGACAAAGACAGAGATGGTTTTGTTTTAGGTGAAGGTTCTGGAACATTAATACTTGAAGAATATGAGCACGCTATTGCTAGAGGTGCTAAAATTTATGCTGAAGTTGGTGGAGGCGGTTTATCTGCCGATGCTTACCACATTACAGCTCCTCACCCAGACGGTTTAGGCGCTTATAATGTTATGGCAAATTGCTTAAAAGATTCTGGATTAAAACCTGAAGATGTTGATGCCATAAACATGCACGGAACTGCTACTCCTCTTGGTGATATTGCAGAGTCTAAAGCAATAATAGAAGTTTTTGGTGAGCATGCATATGCACTTAACATTAACTCAACTAAGTCAATGACAGGTCATTTATTAGGTGCTGCCGGAGCAGTTGAAGCTATCGCTTCAATACTTGCTATTAATAACGGTATTGTACCTCCTACAATCAATCATTTTAATGATGATGATCAAATTGACAGTAAATTAAACTTTACGTTTAATAAACCTCAAAAACGTACTGTAAACGTTGCCATGAGTAATACTTTTGGCTTTGGAGGACACAATGCTTGTGTACTCTTTAAAAAATTTGAATAA
- the rnc gene encoding ribonuclease III: MNFIRKIIDTRTENDETFYLELKKVIGFKPKNLNYYKKAFVHRSIKEVDEKTGLPVNYERLEFLGDAMLSSIIAAYLFEEVPSGDEGYLTKMRSKIVSRDHLNELGKDLDLFRFVRSNVAKSKFGENVHGNIFEALVGAIYLDRGYNYCKKFIFKRVVVPYVDVPKLEGKITSYKSLFIEWCQKVKNDFVFEVYEDSGNDITKHFSVKLFLDGKIVAKGRATSKKKAEETAAKRAYYAFQQEISNF, from the coding sequence ATGAACTTCATTCGAAAAATTATTGATACTCGTACTGAAAATGACGAGACTTTTTACTTAGAATTAAAAAAAGTAATAGGGTTTAAACCTAAAAATTTAAATTATTATAAGAAAGCTTTTGTTCATCGCTCCATAAAAGAAGTAGATGAAAAAACAGGCCTTCCTGTTAACTATGAACGCTTAGAGTTTTTAGGAGATGCAATGCTAAGTTCTATTATTGCTGCATATCTATTTGAAGAAGTACCTTCTGGAGATGAAGGATATCTTACTAAAATGCGCTCTAAAATTGTTAGTAGAGACCATTTAAATGAACTTGGAAAAGACTTAGATCTATTTAGATTTGTTAGAAGTAATGTAGCAAAATCTAAATTTGGAGAAAACGTACACGGAAACATTTTTGAAGCATTAGTTGGTGCCATTTATTTAGATAGAGGTTATAATTATTGCAAAAAATTTATTTTTAAAAGAGTTGTTGTACCCTATGTAGATGTACCAAAATTAGAAGGAAAAATAACAAGCTACAAAAGTTTATTTATTGAATGGTGCCAAAAAGTTAAAAACGATTTTGTTTTTGAAGTTTATGAAGATTCTGGAAACGATATAACAAAACACTTTAGCGTTAAATTATTTTTAGACGGTAAAATAGTTGCAAAAGGAAGAGCTACATCTAAAAAGAAAGCCGAAGAAACTGCCGCAAAAAGAGCATATTACGCATTCCAACAAGAAATTTCTAACTTTTAG
- a CDS encoding IPExxxVDY family protein, producing MQVFTFDLEDDYLLIGIHSTEEDYRLAYLINQHLNTKFVRYKHNLDFENSTIEFPLFEYKDEKTYLNYYLINNKCIQVVDDQYNDGLFGGNYSTTSYLLPEIKKVDFLLKIEGCTSEFILELVDKLNKISEIITSFQIETNTLKSKYNLIF from the coding sequence ATGCAGGTATTCACATTTGATTTAGAAGATGATTATTTATTAATTGGAATTCATTCAACCGAAGAAGACTATAGATTGGCTTATTTAATAAATCAACATTTAAACACTAAATTTGTTAGATATAAACATAATTTAGATTTTGAAAATTCTACTATCGAATTCCCTTTATTTGAATATAAAGATGAAAAAACTTACTTAAATTATTATTTAATAAATAATAAATGCATACAAGTTGTTGACGATCAATATAACGATGGTTTATTTGGAGGAAATTACAGTACAACCTCTTATTTATTACCAGAAATAAAGAAAGTTGACTTCTTATTAAAAATTGAAGGATGTACATCTGAGTTTATTTTAGAATTAGTTGATAAATTAAATAAAATAAGCGAAATTATCACTTCATTTCAAATTGAAACAAACACATTAAAATCAAAATATAATCTAATTTTTTAA
- the pyk gene encoding pyruvate kinase, whose product MAENRKRTKIVATLGPACGTKEIIERMMESGVNVFRINFSHADYSDVEERVKIIREINEKRDFHVAVLADLQGPKLRVGVMAEGVELEVGDTFTFTTEKCEGTDKKAFMTYQNFPKDVKKGEHILVDDGKLLFEVIDTDRELNVTTKVLRGGPLKSKKGVNLPNTKISLPALTEKDKKDVVFAIGLDVDWIALSFVRTPEDLIQLQEIIKENSDHSIPIIAKIEKPEAVSNIDKLTPHCDALMVARGDLGVEVPMEKVPLIQKRLVLKAKKAHIPVIIATQMMETMIDNQVPTRAEVNDVANSIMDGADAVMLSGETSVGAFPLEVIKQMRKIIESVENSPLISMPETYVQCINERFISKTICHQAALMANSINAEVITTLTDSGFTAFHISSWRPKSNILVFSSNKRILAMLNLLWGVKGVYYDRFVSTDQTIEDINTLAAERGYLHDGDYAINITSMPVKKRGMANTMRITEYKKNS is encoded by the coding sequence ATGGCAGAAAACAGAAAACGCACCAAAATCGTAGCTACATTAGGTCCCGCATGTGGAACTAAAGAAATAATAGAACGCATGATGGAATCAGGTGTAAATGTGTTCAGAATAAATTTTTCACATGCTGACTACTCAGATGTAGAAGAACGCGTTAAAATAATAAGAGAAATTAACGAAAAACGCGACTTTCATGTTGCGGTTTTAGCAGATTTACAAGGTCCAAAATTACGCGTAGGTGTTATGGCTGAAGGTGTAGAGCTTGAAGTAGGAGACACATTTACTTTTACTACTGAAAAATGTGAAGGTACCGACAAAAAAGCATTTATGACCTATCAAAATTTTCCAAAAGATGTTAAAAAAGGTGAACACATTTTGGTAGATGATGGAAAATTATTATTTGAAGTAATTGACACTGACCGCGAATTAAATGTTACAACTAAAGTACTTAGAGGTGGTCCACTAAAATCTAAAAAAGGAGTTAACTTACCAAATACAAAAATTTCTTTACCAGCTCTTACAGAAAAGGACAAGAAAGATGTAGTTTTTGCAATTGGTTTAGATGTTGACTGGATTGCGTTATCTTTTGTTAGAACACCTGAAGACTTAATACAATTACAAGAGATTATTAAAGAAAATTCAGATCATAGTATTCCTATAATTGCAAAAATTGAAAAGCCTGAAGCTGTATCTAATATAGATAAGTTAACACCACACTGCGATGCCTTAATGGTTGCACGTGGAGATTTAGGTGTTGAGGTTCCAATGGAAAAAGTTCCATTAATTCAAAAACGTTTAGTTTTAAAAGCTAAAAAAGCTCATATTCCAGTTATAATTGCTACACAAATGATGGAAACTATGATTGATAATCAAGTTCCAACTAGAGCTGAAGTTAATGATGTAGCTAACTCAATTATGGATGGTGCAGATGCTGTAATGCTTTCTGGTGAAACATCAGTAGGTGCTTTTCCTTTAGAAGTAATAAAACAAATGCGTAAAATAATTGAAAGTGTAGAAAACTCTCCACTAATTTCAATGCCAGAAACGTATGTACAATGTATTAATGAACGTTTTATTTCTAAAACTATATGTCACCAAGCCGCTTTAATGGCAAACTCTATTAATGCTGAAGTTATTACAACGTTAACAGATTCTGGATTTACTGCTTTCCATATTTCATCTTGGAGACCAAAATCTAACATTCTTGTATTCTCTTCTAACAAAAGAATTTTAGCAATGCTAAATTTACTTTGGGGTGTTAAAGGTGTTTATTATGATCGTTTTGTTAGTACAGACCAAACAATTGAAGATATTAATACTTTAGCTGCCGAAAGAGGTTATTTACACGACGGTGACTATGCTATTAACATTACTTCTATGCCAGTAAAGAAAAGAGGTATGGCCAATACAATGCGTATTACAGAATATAAAAAAAATAGCTAA
- a CDS encoding DUF2891 domain-containing protein, translating into MKKTLIITLIFVLTLSCKDQPKELVTKTQPETVYTKPVLDTKSANYLYHFAFDCIDQEYPNKLGQVLGDATYLKEPSELHPAFYGCFDWHSSVHGHWTLLNILRELPNFEHKEAIWDKLNTTITKQNILKEVAYFDDTHNKSFERTYGWAWLLKVSETLQDWKTPEAIQLNENLKPLVDLIEQKYIEFLPKLKYPIRVGEHPNTAFGMSFALDYAKKYAPQLEAIIIAKSKEYYLNDVNCPISWEPGGFDFLSPCLQEAALMLKVLPKDEYITWLDAFLPNFRTQPENYLEVAEVTDRSDGKLAHLDGLNFSRAWCLYEIGNTLGNDKMLQLANKHFDYSYKKMDSGEYAGAHWLASFALYATLKSN; encoded by the coding sequence ATGAAGAAAACCTTAATAATTACACTAATATTTGTCCTTACATTAAGTTGTAAAGACCAACCAAAAGAATTAGTAACTAAAACCCAGCCAGAAACAGTATATACCAAACCGGTTTTAGATACCAAAAGTGCTAATTATTTATATCATTTTGCTTTCGATTGTATTGATCAGGAATACCCTAATAAATTAGGACAGGTTTTAGGCGATGCTACTTATTTAAAAGAGCCTTCGGAGTTGCATCCAGCTTTTTATGGGTGTTTTGACTGGCATTCTTCTGTTCATGGGCATTGGACTTTACTAAATATTTTACGTGAATTACCTAATTTTGAACATAAAGAAGCTATTTGGGATAAGTTAAATACTACAATTACAAAACAAAATATTTTAAAAGAAGTTGCATATTTTGATGATACTCATAATAAAAGTTTTGAACGTACGTATGGATGGGCTTGGCTTTTAAAAGTATCGGAAACTTTGCAAGATTGGAAAACACCAGAAGCTATACAATTAAATGAAAATTTAAAACCATTAGTAGATTTAATAGAACAAAAATATATTGAGTTTTTACCAAAATTAAAATATCCAATTAGGGTAGGAGAACACCCAAATACTGCATTTGGAATGTCTTTTGCGTTAGACTATGCCAAAAAATATGCGCCTCAATTAGAAGCCATTATTATAGCAAAATCTAAAGAATATTATTTAAATGATGTTAACTGCCCAATTAGTTGGGAACCTGGAGGATTTGATTTTTTATCGCCTTGTTTACAAGAAGCTGCTCTAATGTTAAAAGTACTTCCTAAAGATGAATATATAACTTGGTTAGATGCATTTTTACCTAATTTTAGAACACAACCAGAAAATTATTTAGAAGTAGCAGAGGTTACAGATAGATCCGACGGTAAATTAGCTCATTTAGATGGTTTAAATTTTAGTAGAGCTTGGTGTTTATACGAAATAGGAAATACCTTAGGAAATGATAAAATGCTTCAATTAGCCAATAAACACTTCGACTATAGTTATAAAAAAATGGACTCTGGCGAATATGCCGGAGCCCATTGGTTAGCTTCTTTTGCTTTATATGCTACTTTAAAAAGTAACTAA
- a CDS encoding M28 family peptidase — protein MVLKKYSNAVSILILIAGIYFSFYTLLPNLGAETNVTETEFSTEKALAHLKNISKKPHYTGSKEHAVVRNYIVEEFEKLGLKVEIQEQLAINSRRTATATKNILTRIKGSESGKALLLLTHYDSSPHSSFGASDAGSGVVVILEGVRAFLAENKVPKNDIIICISDAEELGLLGANAFVNYHPWAKDVGLVLNFEARGSGGPSYMLVETNGGNKKLIEAFKKANTPYPVANSLMYSVYKMLPNDTDLTVFRENKNIDGFNFAFIDDFFDYHTAQDIFNRLDLNTLQHQASYLMAGLNYFSNSDLENLKAEEDFVYFNFPYFGIVFYPFSWVLPMVLICTLLFLVLLGAGFSNKKLTIIGVLKGLIPFVGSLLITSLGAFYGWKFLLKIHPNYTNILHGFTYNGYYYIAAFVALTLAICFWFYKGFFKKRTAQDLLIVPIFSWILINFGIAFYLPGAAFFIIPVFILLLILAILLFGKQQNNLILFSIAVLPILIIFSPLIKMFPVGLGLKMLVISTVFTVLLFGLLIPIFQQYKNQKKAYYLFLLIGFMALISASVNSGYSEERKEPNSIVYVYDTTINEAYWGSYNTKIDSFTTQFLGDNPIKGNYKENSSASKYNTKINLHKQAEIVPLKQPTITIVSDTIINSNRRVCLSIYSNRNANKIELRTPSSMEFMQFKVNEVPLKKATTKDVLKLKPGTVLSYYRTSENEIIDLELVVSENQQLEFDIFESKYDLLTNPLFKIEPRPSTMMPMPFVLNDATIIKSNIKL, from the coding sequence ATGGTTTTAAAAAAATATAGTAATGCAGTTTCAATTTTAATATTGATTGCCGGAATTTATTTTAGTTTTTACACCTTACTTCCAAATTTAGGTGCTGAAACTAATGTAACAGAAACAGAATTTTCTACAGAAAAAGCACTCGCTCATTTAAAAAATATTTCAAAAAAACCACATTATACGGGGTCTAAAGAACATGCAGTTGTTAGAAATTATATAGTTGAGGAATTCGAGAAGCTTGGTTTGAAAGTAGAAATTCAAGAACAATTAGCTATAAATAGTAGAAGAACAGCTACAGCTACAAAAAATATTTTAACAAGAATTAAAGGTTCTGAAAGCGGTAAGGCATTGTTGCTACTTACACATTACGATTCGAGTCCACATTCTTCTTTTGGTGCAAGTGATGCAGGAAGTGGTGTTGTTGTTATTTTAGAAGGAGTTCGTGCTTTTTTAGCTGAAAATAAGGTTCCTAAAAACGATATAATTATTTGTATTTCAGACGCTGAAGAATTGGGATTGTTAGGTGCAAATGCATTTGTTAATTACCATCCGTGGGCAAAAGATGTTGGACTTGTTTTAAATTTTGAAGCTCGTGGTAGTGGAGGACCTAGTTATATGTTAGTTGAAACTAATGGTGGAAATAAAAAATTAATTGAAGCTTTTAAAAAGGCAAACACACCGTATCCGGTTGCAAATTCTTTGATGTATAGCGTTTATAAAATGTTGCCAAACGATACGGATTTAACCGTTTTTAGAGAAAATAAAAATATTGATGGTTTTAATTTTGCATTTATTGATGATTTTTTCGATTATCATACTGCGCAAGATATATTTAATCGGTTAGATTTAAATACTTTACAACATCAAGCTTCGTATTTAATGGCTGGTTTAAATTATTTTTCAAATTCCGACTTAGAAAATTTAAAAGCTGAAGAAGATTTTGTGTATTTCAATTTTCCTTATTTTGGAATAGTATTTTATCCATTTTCTTGGGTATTACCAATGGTGTTAATTTGTACATTGTTATTTTTAGTTTTATTAGGAGCTGGGTTTTCAAACAAAAAACTTACAATTATTGGTGTTTTAAAAGGACTTATTCCTTTTGTAGGCTCTTTATTAATTACTAGTTTAGGTGCTTTTTATGGATGGAAGTTTTTATTGAAAATACATCCAAATTACACAAATATTTTACACGGATTTACTTATAATGGTTATTATTATATTGCTGCCTTTGTAGCTTTAACTTTAGCAATATGCTTTTGGTTTTATAAAGGTTTTTTTAAGAAAAGAACGGCACAAGATCTGTTAATCGTTCCAATTTTTAGTTGGATTCTTATTAATTTTGGAATTGCTTTTTACTTACCAGGCGCAGCCTTTTTTATAATTCCTGTATTTATTTTATTATTAATATTGGCAATTTTATTATTTGGTAAACAGCAAAATAATTTAATCTTGTTTTCAATTGCAGTATTGCCAATACTAATTATTTTTTCACCTCTAATAAAAATGTTTCCTGTTGGTTTAGGTTTAAAAATGTTGGTGATAAGCACTGTTTTTACCGTATTGCTTTTTGGATTGCTAATCCCAATTTTTCAACAGTATAAAAACCAGAAAAAAGCATATTATTTATTTTTATTGATAGGTTTTATGGCATTAATTTCCGCAAGTGTAAATTCAGGTTATTCTGAAGAGCGCAAAGAACCTAATAGCATTGTTTATGTTTATGATACTACTATTAATGAAGCTTATTGGGGAAGTTATAATACAAAAATTGATAGTTTTACAACACAATTTTTAGGTGATAATCCTATAAAAGGAAATTACAAAGAAAATTCATCTGCTAGTAAATACAATACAAAAATTAACTTACATAAGCAGGCAGAAATAGTACCGTTAAAACAACCAACAATTACTATTGTTTCAGATACTATTATTAATTCAAATAGAAGAGTTTGTTTAAGTATTTATTCTAATAGAAATGCAAATAAAATAGAATTAAGAACTCCTTCTTCAATGGAATTTATGCAATTTAAAGTAAATGAAGTTCCATTAAAAAAAGCTACAACAAAAGACGTTCTTAAACTTAAACCTGGTACTGTTTTAAGTTATTATAGAACTTCAGAAAACGAAATTATAGATTTAGAGTTGGTTGTTTCTGAAAATCAACAATTAGAATTTGATATTTTTGAATCTAAATACGATTTACTAACAAATCCGCTTTTTAAAATAGAACCAAGGCCTAGTACTATGATGCCAATGCCATTTGTATTAAATGATGCCACAATAATAAAATCGAATATAAAACTTTAA